The segment AGTGGATGCTGGCTATACGACTTGAGGACAGTGCAAGCAAATGGCTGAAATATCAACATTATTAGAACATTTACAGAATACTTTTGCTGAAAAGATTTCACGCTATTTTATCATTGCAGATGAATTAACAATTGAAATACCAGCCGAAGATATTCGTCCAATTTGTTATGAATTGCGAGATAATGCTTTTTTCGGTTTCGATATGCTCATGGATTTATGCGGCGTTGATTACAGCGCCTATGGTTTTGATGAGTGGGAGAAAGAATCAGCCACTCTCTCTGGCTTTAGTCGCGGGGTTTTGTCCAAGCCGGAATCTATGCCTGAAGAATTAAAACCGAAAAGTCGCTTTGCTGTTGTCTATCATTTATTGTCAATAAAAAATAATCACCGTCTCTCTGTGAGAGTCTATGTGGACAATGATTATCCTATAGTTGATTCGGTGATTGACGTTTGGAATTCGGCTGATTGGTATGAGCGTGAAGCTTTCGATTTATACGGTATTCTTTTTAAAGATCATCCCGATCTTCGGCGCTTATTGACAGATTATGGATTTATTGGACATCCCTTTCGTAAAGATTTCCCCCTTATTGGTAATGTGGAAATGCGCTATGATGCTACCGCCCAACGTTGTATCTACGAACCGGTAAGTATAATTCCCCGAACCTTGGTGCCTAAAGTAATACGCGAAGATCATCGTTATATCATTACAGAAGAAGAGGGCGTCTCGCATGGCTGAAATCCAAAATTACACTTTAAATTTTGGGCCCCAGCATCCTTCAGCCCACGGTGTACTTCGGTTGGTACTTGAATTAGAAGGCGAAGTGATTGTGCGTGCTGATCCGCATATAGGGTTATTGCATAGAGCCACAGAAAAACTAGTCGAGTCCAAAGTTTATTCTCAATCCATTGGATATATGGATCGCTTAGATTACGTATCAATGATGTGTAATGAACATGGCTATGTTCTCGCAATGGAGAAGCTGTTGGGCATCACGGCGCCACGTCGAGCGCAATATATTCGGGTAATGTTTGATGAAATCACCCGTATTTTAAATCATTTACTCTGGTTGGGCGGGCATGCCCTTGATATTGGGGCGATGACGGTATTTTTGTATTGCTTTCGGGAACGTGAAGATTTAATGGATTGTTACGAAGCGGTTTCAGGAGCGAGGATGCACGCTACCTACTATAGACCCGGAGGTGTCAAAAGTGATTTACCGGAGACAATGCCGCAATATAAAAAATCAAAATTCCGCACCCAAAAAGATATCGAACGATTAAATGCTCCGCGTCAGGGCAACTTATTAGATTTTATCTGGAATTTTACAGATCGTTTCCCTCATCTAGTGGACGAATATGAGACTTTGCTTACGGATAACCGTATTTGGAAACAACGCACCGTAGGAATTGGTGTGGTTTCCCCAGAGCGGGCTTTGCAATTAGGCTTTAGTGGCCCAATGCTGCGAGGCTCTGGCGTTGAGTGGGATTTGCGCCGCAAACAGCCCTATGCAGTTTATGATGATTTAGACTTTGGTATTCCCATTGGAAAAAATGGTGACTGTTACGATAGATATTTGGTGCGAATTGAAGAAATGCGTCAATCGAACAAAATTGTGCGCCAATGTGTGGAGTGGTTGAGACACAATCCGGGTCCCATATTAGTGCAAGATCAAAAAATTATTCCTCCTCCCAGACAGATCATGAAGCGGGATATGGAAGCAATGATTCACCATTTTAAATTATTCACCGAAGGATATGTTATTCCAGAGGGTGAGGCATACGCTGCCATCGAACATCCGAAAGGTGAATTCGGGGTTTATTTAATTTCCGATGGGGCGAATAAGCCCTACCGTCTAAAAATTCGAGCTGCAAGTTTTGCGCACTTGGCAGCCCTAGATGAAATGACTCGTGGGCATATGATTGCTGATTTGTCAGCAATTCTCTCCAGTATCGACGTCGTTTTTGGCGAAATAGATAGGTAGCTAGGATGAATGACACATTGATTGAGCCTGAAAAAATGACAAACTTATTATCTACACAAGCCAAAAGTCAAATAAACGTGTGGTTAAAAAAATATCCTGCCAATCAAAAAAGATCAGCGGTATTGTTTGCACTACGTGTCGTCCAAGAAGAAAATGGCGGATGGCTTACTAACGATCTCATGGATGCGGTAGCAAAATATCTTGAGCTGCCCTCTATTGCCGTCTATGAAGTCGCCACTTTTTATTCTATGTATGATTTAAAACCAGTAGGGCGTCATAAAGTTAAAGTTTGCACCAGTATCTCTTGCATGTTAAAGGGGTCCGATAAAATCATTTCTCATCTCCGCGATCGATTGGGCATTAATATGGGTGAGACCACCCCTGATGGCCTATTTACGTTAAAAGAGGTGGAATGTTTAGCGGCTTGTGGTAATGCTCCTGCGATTCAAATAGATGATAAATCTTATTTTGAAGACATTACCCCTGAAAAAATTGATGTTATTTTGGATGAAATGCAAGCACTGGAGACAGCCAATGGCAAATGAAGTTTGTTACCGTGTGCTTCATCTTGAAAGGCCATGGGAATTAAGTAGCTATGAAGAGGTTGGTGGCTACTCCTCATGGCGTAAAATAATTCAAAATAGAACTTCGCCAGAAGAAATTATTTCTGAAATTAAAAACTCGGGTTTACGAGGTCGCGGCGGAGCGGGTTTTCCTACCGGACTAAAATGGAGCTTCATGCCCGGAGCCCCTGGCCAAAAGTATTTACTTTGCAACTCTGATGAGGGGGAGCCGGGTACTTTTAAAGATCGAGACATTTTACGCTATAACCCTCACCAATTATTAGAAGGCATGTTGATTGGTTGTTATGCGTTGGGATGCGATGTTGGTTACAACTATCTACGGGGTGAATTTTGGGAGCCCTTTCATCGTTGTGAACAAGCATTTGAAGAAGCTCGCGCTGCTGGCTTGATGGGCGCTAAAATCCTTGGGTCTGATATATCAATTGATATTTTTAATACTTTGGGTGCAGGTGCTTATATTTGCGGTGAAGAAACGGCATTGATGGAGTCCTTGGAAGGCAAGAAAGGCTTTCCGCGGTTTAAACCCCCTTTTCCTGCAAATTATGGTCTCTATGGCTACCCAACAACGATTAACAACACCGAAACACTTGCCTCAATTCCGGTGATCTTAGAAAAAGGCAGCAAGTGGTTTCTAGAGCTAGGTAAACCGAATAATGGTGGGACTAAAATTTTCTCTGTATCCGGTCACGTGAATAACCCAGGAAATTTTGAGGTTTCTTTAGGCATTCCTTTTGCGGAACTTTTGGAGCTGGCTGGTGGTGTTTCTAATGGAAATAAACTGAAGGCAGTGATTCCCGGCGGCACCTCAATGCCAGTGCTACCGGCCGACATAATGATGCGTACGGATATGGATTATGACAGCTTGATGAAGGCGGGCTCAATGCTAGGATCTGGCGGAGTTATTGTGATGGATGAGTCTACCTGTATGGTGCGAGCACTGCTTCGTGTTGCAGAATTCTATAAAAATGAATCGTGTGGTCAATGTACTCCTTGCCGAGAAGGCACGGGGTGGCTGATGCGAATGGTACATAGAATAGAGCATGGCGAAGCTGTTCCGGGTGATCTCGAGAAGCTCCGTTCGATTGCAAAGAATATTGAAGGTAGGACGATTTGTGCACTAGGCGAAGCAGCGGCTTGGCCGGTAGCGGGATTTTTGAAGCATTTTTATGATGAATTCGAATACCACATTAAACATAAAAAATGTATGGTGGCGTAATTATTATGATTGAATTTGAAATTGATAATAAAAAAGTCGAAGTTGCAGAAGGAGGTATGAT is part of the Gammaproteobacteria bacterium genome and harbors:
- the nuoE gene encoding NADH-quinone oxidoreductase subunit NuoE; translated protein: MTNLLSTQAKSQINVWLKKYPANQKRSAVLFALRVVQEENGGWLTNDLMDAVAKYLELPSIAVYEVATFYSMYDLKPVGRHKVKVCTSISCMLKGSDKIISHLRDRLGINMGETTPDGLFTLKEVECLAACGNAPAIQIDDKSYFEDITPEKIDVILDEMQALETANGK
- a CDS encoding NADH-quinone oxidoreductase subunit C codes for the protein MAEISTLLEHLQNTFAEKISRYFIIADELTIEIPAEDIRPICYELRDNAFFGFDMLMDLCGVDYSAYGFDEWEKESATLSGFSRGVLSKPESMPEELKPKSRFAVVYHLLSIKNNHRLSVRVYVDNDYPIVDSVIDVWNSADWYEREAFDLYGILFKDHPDLRRLLTDYGFIGHPFRKDFPLIGNVEMRYDATAQRCIYEPVSIIPRTLVPKVIREDHRYIITEEEGVSHG
- a CDS encoding NADH-quinone oxidoreductase subunit D, translating into MAEIQNYTLNFGPQHPSAHGVLRLVLELEGEVIVRADPHIGLLHRATEKLVESKVYSQSIGYMDRLDYVSMMCNEHGYVLAMEKLLGITAPRRAQYIRVMFDEITRILNHLLWLGGHALDIGAMTVFLYCFREREDLMDCYEAVSGARMHATYYRPGGVKSDLPETMPQYKKSKFRTQKDIERLNAPRQGNLLDFIWNFTDRFPHLVDEYETLLTDNRIWKQRTVGIGVVSPERALQLGFSGPMLRGSGVEWDLRRKQPYAVYDDLDFGIPIGKNGDCYDRYLVRIEEMRQSNKIVRQCVEWLRHNPGPILVQDQKIIPPPRQIMKRDMEAMIHHFKLFTEGYVIPEGEAYAAIEHPKGEFGVYLISDGANKPYRLKIRAASFAHLAALDEMTRGHMIADLSAILSSIDVVFGEIDR
- the nuoF gene encoding NADH-quinone oxidoreductase subunit NuoF; this translates as MANEVCYRVLHLERPWELSSYEEVGGYSSWRKIIQNRTSPEEIISEIKNSGLRGRGGAGFPTGLKWSFMPGAPGQKYLLCNSDEGEPGTFKDRDILRYNPHQLLEGMLIGCYALGCDVGYNYLRGEFWEPFHRCEQAFEEARAAGLMGAKILGSDISIDIFNTLGAGAYICGEETALMESLEGKKGFPRFKPPFPANYGLYGYPTTINNTETLASIPVILEKGSKWFLELGKPNNGGTKIFSVSGHVNNPGNFEVSLGIPFAELLELAGGVSNGNKLKAVIPGGTSMPVLPADIMMRTDMDYDSLMKAGSMLGSGGVIVMDESTCMVRALLRVAEFYKNESCGQCTPCREGTGWLMRMVHRIEHGEAVPGDLEKLRSIAKNIEGRTICALGEAAAWPVAGFLKHFYDEFEYHIKHKKCMVA